In Fusobacterium perfoetens ATCC 29250, one DNA window encodes the following:
- a CDS encoding 2-hydroxyacid dehydrogenase: MKVLCYGVRDVEKPFFEKLAEKYNLDVTCTGSFLNTKETAELAKGFDCVILRANCFANKENLDLYKEYGVKYVLTRTVGTNHIDVPYAKELGFKMAFVPFYSPNAISELALTQAMMLLRHMAYTTHKTGVKKDFTVDAEMFSKEVRNCTVGVVGLGRIGMTTATLFKGLGATVLGQDLFPKTGVEHIVTQVELDELLAKSDIVCLHCPYIPENGKVVTKEFLAKMKEGAILINAARGELQDVPALVEALESGHLAGLGIDVLENESTVFFKDFKGGDLADPMVNKLVNMYPRVLVSPHMGSYTDEAVTNMIETSFQNLLEFEETGDCKNKIK, encoded by the coding sequence ATGAAAGTACTTTGTTATGGTGTTAGAGATGTAGAAAAACCATTTTTCGAAAAATTAGCTGAGAAATACAATCTTGATGTTACTTGTACTGGAAGTTTTTTAAATACTAAAGAAACAGCAGAACTTGCTAAAGGTTTTGATTGTGTAATTCTTAGAGCTAACTGTTTCGCCAATAAAGAAAATCTAGATTTATACAAAGAATATGGAGTTAAATATGTTTTAACTAGAACTGTAGGAACTAACCATATTGATGTTCCTTATGCAAAAGAATTAGGATTTAAAATGGCATTCGTTCCATTCTATTCTCCAAATGCTATATCAGAACTTGCTTTAACTCAAGCTATGATGTTATTAAGACATATGGCTTATACAACTCATAAAACAGGAGTAAAAAAAGATTTTACAGTTGATGCTGAGATGTTCTCAAAAGAAGTTAGAAACTGTACAGTTGGAGTTGTAGGATTAGGAAGAATAGGAATGACTACAGCTACTTTATTTAAAGGATTAGGAGCAACTGTTTTAGGTCAAGACTTATTCCCAAAAACAGGTGTAGAGCATATAGTTACTCAAGTTGAACTTGATGAATTATTAGCTAAAAGTGATATAGTATGTCTTCACTGTCCATACATTCCAGAAAATGGAAAAGTTGTTACAAAAGAATTTTTAGCTAAAATGAAAGAAGGAGCTATATTAATTAACGCAGCAAGAGGAGAACTTCAAGATGTTCCTGCTTTAGTAGAAGCTCTAGAAAGTGGACATTTAGCTGGATTAGGAATAGATGTTTTAGAAAATGAATCTACAGTATTCTTTAAAGATTTCAAAGGTGGAGATTTAGCTGACCCTATGGTAAATAAATTAGTAAATATGTATCCAAGAGTATTAGTTTCTCCTCATATGGGTTCTTATACAGATGAAGCTGTAACTAACATGATAGAAACAAGTTTCCAAAACTTATTAGAGTTTGAAGAAACTGGAGATTGTAAAAATAAAATAAAATAG